Proteins from one Salvelinus sp. IW2-2015 linkage group LG9, ASM291031v2, whole genome shotgun sequence genomic window:
- the gskip gene encoding GSK3-beta interaction protein gives MEIDYQPEDSPVSLFDEDCIDHVKDMRLEAEAVVNDVLFAVAEMYVSSNLDSALAVAYINVETREGNRYCLELNEAGLRVVGYVFDQVDESLSTQYFETIYSLLDTLSPGYREAFGNALLQRLERLQQNGQ, from the exons ATGGAGATAGACTACCAACCAGAGGACTCGCCTGTCTCCTTATTCGATGAAGACTGTATTGATCATGTGAAGGACATGAGGTTGGAAGCAGAGGCAGTGGTCAACGATGTGTTATTCGCCGTGGCTGAAATGTATGTGTCCTCAAATTTGGACAGTGCTTTGGCTGTGGCCTACATCAACGTGGAAACAAGAGAGGGCAATCGCTATTGCCTTGAGCTCAATGAAGCTGGACTAAGG GTGGTTGGCTACGTCTTTGACCAGGTGGATGAGAGCTTGAGCACCCAATACTTTGAGACTATTTATTCACTGCTGGATACCCTCAGCCCAGGCTACAGAGAAGCCTTTGGGAATGCCCTGCTACAGCGATTGGAGAGGCTGCAGCAAAATGGACAATGA
- the LOC111968721 gene encoding NPC intracellular cholesterol transporter 2 encodes MDFHAASIIVLFSLIALTCAEPVKFADCGSDVGKVVIVDIQPCPKQPCELHKGQAYAVNVTFNSAVESQTSKAIVHGVIAGVPIPFPIPIEDGCKSGIECPIQKAQSYHYVTQLPVKSEYPSIKLVVEWELRDDTGKDLFCIKFPVQIVS; translated from the exons ATGGATTTTCACGCTGCTTCCATCATTGTTCTGTTCTCCCTTATTGCTCTCACCTGCGCAGAACCTGTGAAATTTGCAGATTGTG GCTCTGATGTTGGTAAGGTGGTGATTGTTGACATCCAACCTTGTCCTAAACAACCATGTGAGCTCCATAAAGGACAGGCCTATGCTGTCAATGTGACATTCAACAGTG CGGTTGAGAGCCAGACGAGTAAAGCAATTGTCCACGGTGTGATCGCTGGCGTTCCCATCCCATTCCCCATCCCCATTGAAGACGGCTGCAAGTCTGGGATCGAGTGCCCCATTCAGAAGGCACAGAGCTATCACTATGTGACTCAGCTTCCAGTGAAGTCTGAGTACCCCTCT ATCAAGCTGGTTGTTGAATGGGAGCTGAGAGATGACACTGGCAAAGACTTGTTCTGCATAAAGTTCCCAGTCCAGATTGTAAGCTGA
- the LOC111968720 gene encoding iron-sulfur cluster assembly 2 homolog, mitochondrial isoform X1: MLWKMFFVLRRGAMLSATKTMSWTLARASFPLLTNVGQPILLRCPQRSQPLYTSLSRLSSKSAQEKTAESSPVEEKVYLSASCVKVRRLREIMDKGQYLRIQVEGGGCSGFQYKFVIDSTKNEEDRVFEQGGVGVIVDQDSLEFVKGSTLDYTQELIRSSFQMLKNPQADHGCSCGTSFSVKL, encoded by the exons ATGTTATGGAAGATGTTTTTCGTACTACGGCGAGGAGCAATGTTGAGTGCAACAAAGACAATGTCATGGACCCTTGCTAG ggCCTCATTTCCCCTTCTCACCAATGTGGGCCAACCAATATTGCTGAGATGTCCCCAAAGGTCTCAACCCCTCTACACAAGTCTCTCACGCTTGAGCAGCAAATCAGCCCAGGAGAAAACAGCAGAGTCCAGTCCAGTTGAAGAGAAAGTATACCTCAGTGCATCatgtgttaaggttagg AGGCTAAGAGAGATCATGGATAAGGGACAGTACCTGAGAATACAGGTGGAAGGGGGAGGCTGCTCTGGGTTCCAGTACAAGTTTGTCATTGACAGTACCAAGAACGAGGAGGACAG ggtgtTTGAGCAGGGAGGGGTAGGGGTCATTGTGGACCAAGACAGCCTGGAGTTTGTGAAAGGCTCTACACTGGACTATACTCAGGAGCTGATTCGCTCCTCCTTCCAGATGCTGAAAAACCCTCAGGCAGACCACGGCTGCTCCTGCGGAACCTCCTTCTCAGTCAAGTTATGA
- the LOC111968720 gene encoding iron-sulfur cluster assembly 2 homolog, mitochondrial isoform X2: MLWKMFFVLRRGAMLSATKTMSWTLARASFPLLTNVGQPILLRCPQRSQPLYTSLSRLSSKSAQEKTAESSPVEEKVYLSASCVKRLREIMDKGQYLRIQVEGGGCSGFQYKFVIDSTKNEEDRVFEQGGVGVIVDQDSLEFVKGSTLDYTQELIRSSFQMLKNPQADHGCSCGTSFSVKL; the protein is encoded by the exons ATGTTATGGAAGATGTTTTTCGTACTACGGCGAGGAGCAATGTTGAGTGCAACAAAGACAATGTCATGGACCCTTGCTAG ggCCTCATTTCCCCTTCTCACCAATGTGGGCCAACCAATATTGCTGAGATGTCCCCAAAGGTCTCAACCCCTCTACACAAGTCTCTCACGCTTGAGCAGCAAATCAGCCCAGGAGAAAACAGCAGAGTCCAGTCCAGTTGAAGAGAAAGTATACCTCAGTGCATCatgtgttaag AGGCTAAGAGAGATCATGGATAAGGGACAGTACCTGAGAATACAGGTGGAAGGGGGAGGCTGCTCTGGGTTCCAGTACAAGTTTGTCATTGACAGTACCAAGAACGAGGAGGACAG ggtgtTTGAGCAGGGAGGGGTAGGGGTCATTGTGGACCAAGACAGCCTGGAGTTTGTGAAAGGCTCTACACTGGACTATACTCAGGAGCTGATTCGCTCCTCCTTCCAGATGCTGAAAAACCCTCAGGCAGACCACGGCTGCTCCTGCGGAACCTCCTTCTCAGTCAAGTTATGA